The following proteins are co-located in the Coleofasciculus chthonoplastes PCC 7420 genome:
- a CDS encoding aromatic ring-hydroxylating dioxygenase subunit alpha, with protein sequence MTNLDVRQLRINLNHWYVVARSDEVKSKPIGVTLWHQNIVIFRDSTGEIHALENRCPHRQVQLSHGQVKGDLLECTYHGWQFKSTGTCVFVPYLAENQKLPSCAIRAYPVREKDGFIWLFPGEGDRNIRQPMGLPEWEHLNYIATVSRIDCNAHYSFLIENLMDMYHGHLHQDWQAWADPVLVDIDEDEHRVDAHYQAKSYYKIDKIWSISQLFFPALRRLHPEPLNVSYVYPHWVSSLGEDFRIYCLLCPINLRQTRAYLVHFTSLNAFWRLHKLPIWFRRWIKDSLFGSAQGLLDGLVRQDVQMIEEEQLAYLAHPEGRGYELNRALVTVQRVMGKQGEL encoded by the coding sequence ATGACTAATTTAGACGTTCGCCAACTTAGAATTAACCTCAATCATTGGTATGTTGTCGCCCGTAGCGATGAGGTTAAATCTAAACCTATCGGCGTAACCCTTTGGCATCAAAATATTGTTATTTTTCGCGATAGTACGGGTGAAATTCATGCATTAGAAAACCGTTGTCCCCATCGCCAGGTGCAATTGAGTCATGGTCAAGTTAAGGGAGATTTGTTGGAATGCACCTATCACGGCTGGCAGTTTAAGTCAACGGGAACTTGTGTTTTCGTTCCCTATTTAGCTGAAAATCAAAAATTGCCGAGTTGTGCAATTCGTGCTTATCCGGTACGGGAAAAAGATGGGTTTATTTGGCTGTTTCCAGGGGAGGGTGATAGGAACATTCGACAACCGATGGGACTCCCGGAGTGGGAGCATTTGAATTATATTGCTACGGTTTCTCGGATTGACTGTAATGCCCATTATTCGTTTTTAATTGAGAATTTGATGGATATGTATCATGGGCATTTACATCAGGATTGGCAAGCGTGGGCTGATCCGGTTTTGGTGGATATTGATGAGGATGAACATCGGGTGGATGCTCATTATCAGGCGAAGAGTTATTATAAAATTGATAAGATTTGGTCGATTTCTCAGTTGTTTTTTCCGGCGTTACGGCGTTTGCATCCGGAACCGTTGAATGTGAGTTATGTTTATCCCCATTGGGTGTCGAGTTTGGGGGAAGATTTTAGGATTTATTGTTTATTGTGTCCGATAAATTTACGGCAGACTCGTGCCTATTTGGTTCATTTTACGTCGCTGAATGCGTTTTGGCGGTTGCATAAGTTACCGATTTGGTTTCGGCGGTGGATTAAGGATAGTTTGTTTGGTTCGGCGCAGGGGTTGTTGGATGGGTTGGTGCGTCAGGATGTGCAGATGATTGAGGAGGAACAGTTGGCGTATTTGGCGCATCCGGAAGGGAGGGGGTATGAGTTGAATCGGGCGTTGGTGACTGTGCAACGGGTGATGGGTAAGCAGGGTGAATTGTAG
- a CDS encoding type IV pilin-like G/H family protein, with product MNLTDNLSTKPALTSPIPNGEEHAMIKGAIAKLGLISLLAGFSPTVQAQESPPYIPQTAAALALQGEVQEYLNAVNLAQLNYFLEYSQFATSLVELNLAGFQETENYRYLMLPAKNPRQGMIMIAQAKDPRLKSYAGATFVVSSGEIIKGIGGICETNLPSTSPPMIPTAPTFASTGILCPFGSHALTDFDRDRIL from the coding sequence TTGAATCTCACCGATAACCTATCAACAAAACCCGCCCTGACTTCCCCTATCCCCAATGGAGAGGAACACGCTATGATTAAAGGTGCGATCGCGAAATTAGGACTGATTAGTTTATTAGCAGGATTCTCGCCAACGGTACAGGCGCAGGAATCGCCTCCCTACATTCCCCAAACAGCCGCAGCTTTGGCGCTGCAAGGGGAGGTGCAAGAGTATTTAAATGCGGTGAATCTGGCGCAATTGAATTATTTTCTGGAGTATTCTCAGTTTGCCACAAGTTTAGTTGAGTTAAATTTGGCGGGGTTCCAGGAGACGGAGAATTATCGCTATTTGATGTTACCTGCAAAGAATCCGCGTCAGGGTATGATTATGATTGCCCAAGCCAAAGATCCGAGATTAAAAAGTTATGCGGGGGCGACTTTTGTGGTATCGTCGGGTGAGATTATTAAAGGGATTGGGGGGATTTGTGAGACGAATTTGCCTTCAACCTCTCCGCCGATGATTCCGACGGCGCCGACGTTTGCTTCTACGGGGATATTATGTCCCTTTGGTTCTCATGCGTTAACGGATTTTGATCGGGACAGAATATTATAG
- a CDS encoding FAD-dependent oxidoreductase encodes MTNDKLNRFYLSRRTALKLIGVAGVGSVIGYSRWAKPQPTVIQPDTLDLPRTLTQPKSVVVVGAGLAGLSCAYELSQRGFDVTLLERSPQLGGKIASWQIQVGDHALRMEHGFHGFFPQYYNLNRLVAELEIQDHFRSLEFYSVVFRDNQYQPEVFRPSRSAFPWNVVDLAIASSNRWRWGINLTKLKHWQVFREIGGFQIPDSFQRLDQLSVADWVKGEFPQGLYDLYFLPFAKSSLNAPDLLSVGELMQFFHFYFFGNPEGLAFDGTRQDMGRSLVEPIAQAIQNRQGTIVTEATVSSINWQDGQIHSISYQSGNTQPSVPFWVKRNRRMETDESDQTVDYYGAGDAMFALFPEENQAISLTCTHQGCTVQRQADGQFLCPCHGAVYNSQGQVIAGPAKRDLPRFNLMQSTEDEVQLVGISSPESPPVATETIQADYYVFATDVPGVQHLFKLAEGEVNSQVFQQVEQLAVADPFAVARFWFDRDFAWDHSNFTSLSGYRLTDSITLYHRIQDDYIQWHEKTGGSVVELHAYCYKEDEFPNQQVLLTTFAQELYEIVPELQTATMLHRELVNQKNFSGYPPGSYQERPETDSGVANLFFAGDWVKMPFPCGLMERAVSSGFLAANGIIHREGLQQRSLLSVNPEGIFSI; translated from the coding sequence ATGACCAATGACAAATTAAACCGATTCTACCTTTCCCGACGCACCGCCCTGAAACTTATTGGTGTGGCTGGGGTGGGTAGTGTGATCGGATATTCTCGCTGGGCGAAACCGCAACCGACGGTTATTCAACCGGATACCCTGGATTTACCCCGAACCCTGACTCAGCCAAAATCGGTGGTGGTTGTGGGTGCGGGATTGGCGGGGCTTAGTTGTGCCTATGAGTTGAGTCAACGCGGCTTTGATGTGACACTATTAGAACGATCGCCTCAACTCGGCGGTAAGATTGCGAGTTGGCAAATTCAGGTGGGTGATCACGCCCTGCGGATGGAACATGGGTTCCATGGCTTTTTCCCGCAGTATTATAATTTGAATCGGTTGGTGGCTGAGTTGGAGATTCAGGATCACTTCCGTTCCCTGGAATTTTACTCGGTGGTTTTTCGGGATAATCAGTATCAGCCGGAAGTCTTTCGCCCTAGCCGTTCTGCCTTTCCCTGGAATGTGGTAGATTTAGCGATCGCGTCCTCAAATCGCTGGCGTTGGGGGATTAATTTGACCAAGTTGAAACATTGGCAGGTGTTTCGGGAAATTGGCGGCTTCCAAATCCCCGATAGTTTTCAGCGTTTGGATCAGTTATCGGTTGCGGATTGGGTAAAAGGTGAGTTTCCCCAGGGACTTTATGATCTGTATTTTTTACCCTTTGCTAAATCTAGTCTGAATGCGCCGGATTTGCTGAGTGTGGGCGAATTAATGCAGTTTTTCCACTTTTATTTTTTTGGTAATCCGGAGGGATTGGCGTTTGATGGAACCCGCCAGGATATGGGTAGGAGTTTGGTGGAACCCATTGCCCAGGCGATTCAAAATCGGCAGGGAACGATTGTTACAGAAGCGACGGTGAGTAGCATTAATTGGCAAGATGGGCAGATTCATTCGATTAGTTATCAGTCGGGAAATACTCAACCCTCGGTGCCGTTTTGGGTGAAGCGGAATCGTAGGATGGAAACTGATGAATCCGATCAGACTGTGGACTATTACGGGGCTGGAGATGCCATGTTTGCCCTTTTTCCAGAGGAGAATCAAGCGATTTCTCTAACTTGTACTCATCAAGGCTGTACGGTACAACGCCAAGCAGATGGTCAGTTTCTTTGTCCTTGTCATGGGGCGGTTTATAATTCCCAAGGGCAGGTGATTGCGGGTCCGGCGAAACGGGATTTACCTCGGTTTAACCTGATGCAAAGCACTGAGGATGAAGTGCAACTGGTGGGGATTTCTAGTCCAGAGTCGCCCCCGGTAGCGACAGAAACGATTCAGGCGGATTATTATGTCTTTGCCACGGATGTTCCCGGTGTCCAACATTTGTTTAAATTAGCAGAAGGGGAAGTGAATTCCCAGGTATTTCAGCAGGTGGAACAATTAGCCGTCGCTGATCCCTTTGCGGTTGCCCGATTTTGGTTTGATCGGGATTTTGCTTGGGATCATAGTAATTTTACTTCTCTGTCTGGCTATCGTCTCACCGATAGTATTACTTTGTATCATCGCATCCAAGATGATTATATTCAGTGGCATGAAAAGACGGGGGGAAGTGTGGTAGAATTACATGCTTATTGTTATAAAGAAGACGAGTTTCCTAATCAGCAGGTTTTGTTAACCACGTTTGCACAGGAACTCTATGAAATTGTCCCAGAATTACAAACGGCGACGATGTTACATCGAGAGTTAGTGAATCAGAAAAACTTCTCTGGTTATCCGCCAGGGAGTTATCAGGAACGCCCAGAAACTGATTCGGGGGTGGCGAATCTATTTTTTGCTGGAGACTGGGTAAAAATGCCCTTTCCCTGTGGGTTAATGGAACGGGCGGTGAGTAGTGGATTCTTGGCGGCTAATGGGATTATACACCGGGAAGGATTGCAACAGCGATCGCTGTTATCGGTGAATCCAGAAGGCATTTTTTCAATATAA
- a CDS encoding ABC transporter permease — protein MNYWHETLAVAQRILIELGRRRRSLVFWGIFPISVLLLNGYILAERAQLSMAQAFENAAPSTLAGAALFFSCLGGTVATVVGEREQQTLKRLFISPLSGISYFLGIFCAHSAIAGGQAVLVYAIAACWGAKFQGSLVLGILIILQSIMAYVGVGFILGTQFARRTEDVNALVAAFGVPLLILGGAFLPTSLFPDTLLDIAQFNPIYHINEALLGVWANGAGLADIREHFLFLGVFALIMVVAGWLSYQRMLRVERRL, from the coding sequence ATGAACTATTGGCATGAAACATTGGCTGTAGCCCAGCGCATTTTAATCGAACTGGGGCGAAGACGCCGCAGTCTGGTGTTTTGGGGAATTTTCCCCATTTCGGTATTATTACTCAACGGTTATATTTTGGCAGAACGCGCCCAATTGTCGATGGCGCAAGCCTTTGAAAATGCCGCCCCTTCGACGTTGGCAGGTGCTGCTTTATTTTTTAGCTGTCTGGGGGGTACGGTAGCAACGGTGGTAGGGGAACGAGAACAGCAAACCCTTAAACGTCTGTTCATCTCACCCTTAAGTGGCATATCCTATTTTCTAGGTATCTTTTGCGCCCATAGCGCCATTGCTGGGGGTCAAGCGGTTTTGGTTTATGCGATCGCAGCATGTTGGGGTGCTAAGTTTCAGGGGTCTCTAGTTTTAGGCATCTTGATCATTCTACAGAGTATCATGGCTTACGTGGGAGTGGGATTCATCCTTGGTACCCAATTTGCCCGTCGCACGGAGGATGTAAACGCCTTGGTTGCAGCGTTTGGCGTACCCCTGTTAATTTTAGGGGGCGCATTTTTACCCACATCCCTATTTCCCGACACCTTGCTAGACATCGCCCAATTTAACCCGATTTACCATATCAACGAAGCGCTGCTGGGTGTTTGGGCAAATGGCGCGGGATTGGCGGATATTCGGGAGCATTTTTTGTTTTTGGGCGTATTTGCCTTAATTATGGTAGTAGCCGGATGGTTATCTTATCAGCGGATGCTGAGAGTTGAGCGAAGGTTATGA
- a CDS encoding ABC transporter ATP-binding protein codes for MLHIENLCKSYGNRHVLQNLTLHIHPGEIYGLLGPNGAGKTTTINSICNLLKADSGTITINHQPVSDATKTLIGIAPQENLLYKTLTCAENLHFFARIYGLSKRQRQQQVHTCLDAVNLCDRAQSPVETLSGGMQRRLNIAVALVHQPKLVILDEPTTGLDIEARYEVWDLIRRLQRQGLTILLTTHLLDEAERLCQRIGILKGGQILVEGSLDTLRQRIPAQEIVIIQTQEEERAIARATELGFTHRRYGNDLAFWLPEALDLKEIIERFEGISLDSITRQPVRLEHIYIEVTR; via the coding sequence GTGCTGCATATCGAAAACCTCTGTAAATCCTACGGCAATCGCCACGTTCTACAAAATCTCACCCTGCACATCCACCCCGGAGAAATTTACGGATTACTCGGACCCAATGGTGCCGGAAAAACCACCACAATTAATAGTATCTGTAACTTACTCAAAGCCGACAGTGGCACAATCACCATTAATCACCAACCCGTCTCCGACGCCACCAAAACCCTAATCGGAATTGCCCCCCAGGAAAACTTACTCTATAAAACCTTAACCTGTGCCGAAAACCTGCATTTTTTTGCCCGCATCTATGGCTTAAGCAAGCGACAACGACAACAACAAGTCCACACCTGTTTAGACGCTGTTAATCTATGCGATCGCGCCCAAAGTCCCGTTGAAACCTTAAGTGGGGGAATGCAGCGACGCTTAAATATAGCCGTCGCCCTAGTTCATCAGCCGAAACTGGTCATTTTAGACGAACCCACAACGGGTTTAGATATCGAAGCCCGATATGAAGTTTGGGACTTGATTCGCCGTCTCCAACGTCAAGGATTAACAATTTTATTAACCACTCACTTACTCGATGAAGCCGAACGCCTATGTCAGCGGATTGGCATTCTCAAAGGCGGACAAATCCTCGTCGAAGGGAGTTTAGATACCCTGCGCCAACGGATTCCCGCCCAAGAGATTGTGATTATCCAAACACAAGAAGAGGAACGTGCGATCGCGCGGGCGACAGAACTCGGTTTCACCCATCGCCGCTACGGGAATGATTTAGCTTTTTGGTTACCCGAAGCGTTAGATTTAAAAGAAATAATTGAGCGATTTGAGGGCATTTCCCTAGATTCAATCACTCGCCAACCTGTACGCTTAGAGCATATTTATATCGAAGTGACTCGATGA
- a CDS encoding PEP-CTERM sorting domain-containing protein: MSPNSSLLSLSFIATVVALMSGGNATAATVNLNFQKLTNVTGGDPAQTAVFRADLSAINFDINSIQIKDNSSGLGGAAGQFSGFDLDAIKLSTTQINNAADINSLPGLDVFDFTARTIFMPGVQRSPTDPKLFGTTATGNSIDNTVATLGSFDGNSTTNTTFPPPVANGFVSLGDNGKVGFNLTSSVSPSNSLFLYIGEVGDNGEVAAGQIIVSDQPVNVPEPLTILGSATALGFAALFKREHSRKAR, translated from the coding sequence ATGTCACCTAACTCAAGTTTATTAAGTTTGAGTTTTATCGCCACTGTAGTTGCTTTAATGTCTGGCGGTAATGCCACAGCAGCAACAGTAAACCTCAACTTCCAAAAGTTAACGAATGTAACAGGCGGCGACCCGGCACAAACCGCTGTATTCCGTGCCGATCTTTCCGCTATTAACTTTGATATCAATTCCATTCAAATTAAAGATAACAGTAGTGGGCTTGGTGGGGCGGCTGGTCAATTTAGTGGCTTCGATTTGGACGCTATTAAGCTAAGTACGACTCAGATTAATAATGCAGCAGACATTAATAGCTTGCCGGGATTAGACGTATTTGATTTTACAGCCAGAACCATTTTCATGCCCGGAGTACAACGATCGCCTACTGATCCGAAACTATTTGGAACCACAGCAACGGGTAATAGCATAGATAATACGGTTGCTACTTTGGGAAGTTTCGACGGTAATTCGACAACTAATACAACGTTTCCTCCGCCTGTGGCAAATGGATTTGTCAGCTTAGGCGATAATGGAAAAGTGGGATTTAATCTAACCAGTTCTGTGTCTCCTAGCAATTCACTATTCCTTTACATTGGAGAAGTGGGTGATAATGGAGAAGTGGCAGCAGGTCAAATCATTGTTTCAGACCAACCCGTGAATGTTCCAGAACCCCTGACTATCCTTGGTTCAGCCACAGCTTTAGGTTTTGCTGCGTTATTCAAACGAGAGCATTCAAGAAAGGCGAGATAG